The DNA sequence TTCACCGGCATTAAGCTGGTTATTTAAATGGAAGGCAACACTTGCCATACTGCCTTTATGCTGTTCGCGTGGGCCGTAGACATTAAAATAACGAAAACCTACAATTTGCGGCAGTGTTTCATCATGGGCTGCAGCATCTTCCCAGATACGTCGCACATACTGGTCAAACTGGAATTTAGAGTAGCCGTAAACATTTAATGGCTTTTCATATTTTAATTCTTCTTTAAAAGTATCGTTACCGCCATAGGTTGCCGCAGATGAAGCGTATAAAAATGGAATATCACGCTCAATACAGTAATGCAGCAGATCTTTAGAATATTCATAATTATTTTCCATCATGAATTTGCCGTTCCATTCAGTGGTTGCCGAGCAGGCACCTTCATGGAAAATCGCTTCAATATCACCAAAATCCTGACCGGAGACAATTTGGGTGATGAATTCATCTTTATCCATATAATCCATGATTTGCAAATCAACCAGATTAACAAATTTGGCACCGTCAGTTAGGTCATCAACAACCAGAATGTCGGTGATACCACGTTCATTAAGGGATTTAACTATACTGCTGCCGATAAAACCTGCACCACCTGTAACTATAAACATGTTCTCACCTCCGCATGGAATCTAATTTAATATAAAAATTGTTGTCATTATACCATGCAATTATTTAAAGTGGGATCTCAACTTAGACCTGTAAGTTCATATATACCAAAGATGTTTTTCCAAACAGGTAAGGTATATGTGTATACCTTAATTATGAGTGGATTAAATATGAATATTCTTGAACTTTGTTTGTCAGATTCGTTAGGTGGCTTAGAGCTGCATTTCAGAGATTTTTCTGTTTGGTTAGATGAACAACAGAGTTCTGAGGGGCGAATTTTTGTTGCAACAAGATCAGAAACACCTTTAGCAAGCCGAATGGAAAGTGATCTTTGCTTAACTAACCGTAACTTATGGCATGCCGCCAGATTGTCAAAATTTATATCAGCAAATAAAATTGACGTTGTACATATTCATGATAAAAAAGATCTGCCTTTGCTGGCTTTGGTCAAATCAATCTGTTCTTACCCGTTTAAACTTGCGCATACTCGCCATATGTCTTTACCGGGGGGGAAACGTGATTTTTACCATAGCTGGCTGTATGGCAAAGTAGATGCTTATTTTGTGATTACAGAATGGATGAAATCACAGGTGATTAATAATTTACCTCTCGCGCCTGAAAAAATTCA is a window from the Psychromonas ingrahamii 37 genome containing:
- the rfaD gene encoding ADP-glyceromanno-heptose 6-epimerase, producing MFIVTGGAGFIGSSIVKSLNERGITDILVVDDLTDGAKFVNLVDLQIMDYMDKDEFITQIVSGQDFGDIEAIFHEGACSATTEWNGKFMMENNYEYSKDLLHYCIERDIPFLYASSAATYGGNDTFKEELKYEKPLNVYGYSKFQFDQYVRRIWEDAAAHDETLPQIVGFRYFNVYGPREQHKGSMASVAFHLNNQLNAGENAKLFEGEHKRDFVYIGDVCKVNLWFFDNNVSGIYNLGTGQAESFLEVGQAVVAYHQKGEVERIPFPEHLKGRYQSFTEADLTNLRAAGYKDTFKSVAQGTAEYMAWLNR